CGGGTGGACGGCCCCGAGCAGTTCACGACCCTGGGCGAGACCCGCGACGACGCCGCGGGCGAGGCCTACGACAAGACGGCGCGCCTCCTGGGCCTCGGCTATCCCGGCGGGCCCGTCATCGACCGGCTCGCCAACCAGGGCAACCCGACCGCCTACGACTTCCCGCGCGCGTGGCTGGACGGGGCCTCCGACTTCTCGTTCAGCGGCCTCAAGACCGCCGTCAGCCGCGTGATCGAGAAGAGCAACACCGCCGGCATGCCGCTCAGCATCCCGGACGTGTGCGCCTCCTTCCAGCGCGCCGTGGTGGACGTGCTGGTCAAGAAGGCGATCGCCGCCGCCGAGCGCGAGGGGATCACGGCTATCGCGGTGGCGGGCGGGGTCGCGGCCAACCGCGAGCTGCGCGAGCGCCTTTCGGCCGAGGCCGCCAAGCGCGGCTGGCGCTTCGTGGCGCCTCCCATGACGCTCTGCACCGACAACGCCGCCATGATTGCGGGGCTCGGGTACGAGCTGTTCAAGCGGGGTCGCTTCTCGGGAATGGACCTGGCCGCCATCTCGCGCCTGCCCCTCGAGAAGCTGGGCGTGGCCGCCTCTCGGGGTCGGTGACTCGCTCAAGCGAATGGTGGGCTTCCGCAACATCGCGGTGCATGACGACCAGAGTCTGCAGTTGCCCATCACCGTCAATGTGATCACGCAACACCTGGACGAATTCCTGCGCTATTCCGCAGCCATCCTCAAGCGAGATGCCCGCCCGACAGGAGAATAGACCTCGTGCCTCTCGTTCGGGCAAGGGAGGGTCATCATCCTCACACCGCGAGGGGATCGCACCTCGCGGCGCAAGCACCTCACCCCTGGCAGAATAACAGCATCAAGAGCGCACACCTCACCTCTCTGAGCAAGAAGAAGGCCCGCCGGACGCACACCCGGCGGGCCTTCTTCATTTCATGCGTCGAGGCGCGCGATCGCGGCGATCGCCCCGGGCTCGGGCGTCACGAACACCGCCTTCTCCTTCTCGTAGATGACCAGCCCCGGCTTGGCACCGGCGGGCTTCTTGAGGTGCCGCCGCTGGGTGAAGATGACGGGCACCTTGCCGCTCTCGCGCGCCTGGCTGTAGTAGGCCGCGAGCATGGCCGCCTCGTCGCGGGTTCGATCGGGCAGCTCGCTGCCGCTCGCGCGGACCAGCACGTGGGAGCCCGGGATGTTCTGGGTGTGGAACCACCAGTCGTCCTGGCGCGCGAGCTTCATGGAGAGCTGGTCGTTCTGGCGGTTGTTCTTGCCGACCAGCATCTCGAGCCCGTCGCTCGACACGAAGCGCATGGGCTCGGTCACGGGCGCGGCCTTCTTCGGCTGCTTGTACGCCGGCACCGGCTGGATCTCGGTGCGGATCTCGAGGAGCTCCTCGAGGCGATCGCTCAGGCGGATCGAAGTCTCGACCCCCTCCCAGTAGGCGAGATCGGCGTCCACCTCCGCCAGGAAGCGCTCGCTGGTCTCCAGCCCCCCCTTGGCCTTCTGGTAGCGCCTGAAGTAGCGCTGGGCGTTCTCCATGGGAGTCAGGCGCGGATCGAGCGGGATCGAGACCTTGGGCGATCCCTCCAGGTAGTAGTTCTCCGCCACCAGCGCCGTGCTGCGCGGCGCAAGGCCGTAGCCGTAGGCCTGGATCAGCTCGCCCCACTGGCGCAGCTCCTCGGCCTGGCGGCCGACCTCGACCGTCTCGACGAGACCGACCCTGCGGCTCTTGAGCTTGTCGAGCCGCTCGTTGACCAGGCTGGAGAGCTGCGCGCGCTGGCTGTCCAGGCGCTCCGAGGTCTCGCGCGCGCCGTAGTACGAATCGAGCATCTCGCTGATCGAGACCTCGGGCGTGGGCTCGGCCCCCACGGCGAGGACCCGGTACTCCCAGCCCGGCCCCGCGCTCAGCTCGGGGCGGAAGCGACGCCCGGCGAGGTGCTCCATCGCCGTCGTCCACACCGTCTCCAGGCGAGAAAGGGCATCGGCGTCGAGCGAGTCGGCCTTGGCCTTGGGGTCGATCCCTGCGGCCACGAGCAACTGGGCGATCGCAGCGCGGCTCAGCGAGTGGACCCCGGCGAGGATGGCACCCTCGGCCGTGCCGCCCTTCGCGAGCACCCCCCACAGCGCGCCGGGCGCAAGGCGCCTGGGATCCAGCTTGGCCTTCGAGATGGGGGGCGGATCGTAGGGCAGCCCCGGCATGATCTGGCGCTCGCGGCTGACGGCCTCGGTGACGGTCCTGAGGCTGCCCATGACCGTGCCCCACGGCTTGTCCAGCAGGATCAGGTTGGCGTGCTTGCCCGTGATCTCGGCGACGAGCGCCCGCTCGGTCGCATCTCCCAGCTCGTCGCGGCCCGCCGTCACGATCTGCACCACGCGCTCGAGCTCGAGCTGCTCGATGCGCAGGATCCGGCTGCCCTCCAGGTGCTTGCGCAGGAGCATGCAGAACATGGGAGGCTGGGCGGGGTTCTCGTAGCGCCGCTGGGTCAAGTGCAGGCGCGCGTAGTTCCCCCGGATCGAAAAGAGCAAGCGCAGGTTACGCCCTTCGCCCCGGAGGTTCCAGACCATCTCGTGGGCGGTGGGCAGGTGGATCCTGTCGATGCGAGCCCCCGTGCAAACGCGCTGGAGCTCGGCGACGACGGCGGCGAGAGTGAGGCTGTCTTGGATCTGCATCTCTCGATTATAGCGCGCAAGTTTCGCCCGAAGCCGGCGATAATCCGGAAAGAGATGATGGCGAGGTAAAGAACCGTTTAGTTTTTAAGGCCGCTTTAATTCATTAAGTCAAAATTAAGGTCTTGCTAAATTCTTAATCCACCGCTAAAATTCCCTGAACGTTCACCCACCCTTCCTAGCATGAGGTATGACTG
This genomic stretch from Pantanalinema sp. harbors:
- the tsaD gene encoding tRNA (adenosine(37)-N6)-threonylcarbamoyltransferase complex transferase subunit TsaD, which encodes MATILAIETSCDETSVAVVKDGTEILSNVIASQIDLHQRYGGVVPEVASRAHMEAIGATLETALGEAGIAWGDVDAVATTFGPGLQGALLVGLMAAKGAAWARGIPLIGVHHLAAHIWANKMAHPDLPLPFLCLLVSGGHTSLVRVDGPEQFTTLGETRDDAAGEAYDKTARLLGLGYPGGPVIDRLANQGNPTAYDFPRAWLDGASDFSFSGLKTAVSRVIEKSNTAGMPLSIPDVCASFQRAVVDVLVKKAIAAAEREGITAIAVAGGVAANRELRERLSAEAAKRGWRFVAPPMTLCTDNAAMIAGLGYELFKRGRFSGMDLAAISRLPLEKLGVAASRGR
- a CDS encoding HepT-like ribonuclease domain-containing protein; the protein is MRGSGTSCSSGVASREWTWPPSRACPSRSWAWPPLGVGDSLKRMVGFRNIAVHDDQSLQLPITVNVITQHLDEFLRYSAAILKRDARPTGE
- a CDS encoding NFACT RNA binding domain-containing protein, with translation MQIQDSLTLAAVVAELQRVCTGARIDRIHLPTAHEMVWNLRGEGRNLRLLFSIRGNYARLHLTQRRYENPAQPPMFCMLLRKHLEGSRILRIEQLELERVVQIVTAGRDELGDATERALVAEITGKHANLILLDKPWGTVMGSLRTVTEAVSRERQIMPGLPYDPPPISKAKLDPRRLAPGALWGVLAKGGTAEGAILAGVHSLSRAAIAQLLVAAGIDPKAKADSLDADALSRLETVWTTAMEHLAGRRFRPELSAGPGWEYRVLAVGAEPTPEVSISEMLDSYYGARETSERLDSQRAQLSSLVNERLDKLKSRRVGLVETVEVGRQAEELRQWGELIQAYGYGLAPRSTALVAENYYLEGSPKVSIPLDPRLTPMENAQRYFRRYQKAKGGLETSERFLAEVDADLAYWEGVETSIRLSDRLEELLEIRTEIQPVPAYKQPKKAAPVTEPMRFVSSDGLEMLVGKNNRQNDQLSMKLARQDDWWFHTQNIPGSHVLVRASGSELPDRTRDEAAMLAAYYSQARESGKVPVIFTQRRHLKKPAGAKPGLVIYEKEKAVFVTPEPGAIAAIARLDA